One Paracidovorax avenae ATCC 19860 genomic region harbors:
- a CDS encoding DUF3734 domain-containing protein, with amino-acid sequence MSTKTRTPRPPAAPSRPLPGVRMPAAGVDMESADRALVLQGGGALGSYQAGVYEALFDAHPALDWVAGVSIGAINAALIAGNAPERRVARLQEFWNLVSSGFGQQVPQYLGDRALLNQWSAATGALFGIPGFFQPRLDPALLLGASAPVTSYYDTSPLKGTLERLVDFDRINHGEVRLSVGAVNVRTGNSVYFDSTEQAIGPEHIMASGALPPGFPAVHIDGEDYWDGGVVSNTPLQYVLDVHPRTRPLVVLQVDLFSARGALPATLSEVAQRQKDIMYSSRTRMNTDALSANVNLQQALADLIDKLPPALQGDPSVETLRAQFTHAPIDIVHLIYRGRPYERDSKDYEFSRATVREHWQAGMRDMQATLAHPEWLRSEARNGVTTFDLSEPGATRVRHPVGEPGGL; translated from the coding sequence ATGAGCACCAAGACCAGGACACCCCGCCCGCCCGCCGCTCCTTCCCGCCCCCTGCCGGGCGTCCGCATGCCCGCGGCCGGCGTGGACATGGAGTCCGCAGACCGGGCCCTCGTCCTCCAGGGCGGCGGCGCGCTGGGCTCCTACCAGGCAGGCGTGTACGAGGCATTGTTCGATGCGCATCCGGCCCTCGACTGGGTCGCGGGCGTCTCGATCGGCGCCATCAACGCGGCGCTCATCGCCGGCAACGCGCCGGAGCGCCGCGTCGCGCGCCTGCAGGAGTTCTGGAACCTCGTGTCCTCGGGCTTCGGGCAGCAGGTGCCGCAGTACCTGGGCGACCGCGCCCTGCTCAACCAGTGGAGCGCCGCCACCGGGGCGCTGTTCGGCATCCCCGGCTTCTTCCAGCCGCGCCTGGACCCGGCCCTGCTGCTGGGCGCCTCCGCCCCCGTGACCAGCTACTACGACACCAGCCCCCTCAAGGGCACGCTGGAGCGGCTGGTGGATTTCGACCGCATCAACCATGGCGAGGTGCGGCTCAGCGTGGGCGCCGTCAACGTGCGTACCGGCAACTCGGTGTATTTCGACAGCACCGAGCAGGCGATCGGCCCGGAGCACATCATGGCCAGCGGCGCCCTGCCTCCGGGGTTCCCGGCGGTGCACATCGACGGCGAAGACTACTGGGACGGCGGCGTGGTCTCCAACACCCCGCTGCAGTACGTGCTCGACGTGCATCCGCGCACGCGCCCGCTGGTGGTGCTGCAGGTGGACCTGTTCAGCGCCCGCGGCGCCCTGCCGGCCACACTCTCGGAAGTGGCGCAGCGGCAGAAGGACATCATGTACTCCAGCCGCACGCGCATGAACACCGATGCGCTGTCGGCCAACGTCAACCTGCAGCAGGCCCTGGCCGACTTGATCGACAAGCTGCCGCCCGCGCTGCAGGGCGACCCGAGCGTGGAAACCCTGCGCGCGCAGTTCACGCACGCGCCCATCGACATCGTCCACCTGATCTACCGCGGCCGGCCCTACGAGCGCGACTCCAAGGACTACGAGTTCTCGCGCGCCACGGTGCGCGAACACTGGCAGGCCGGCATGCGCGACATGCAGGCCACGCTCGCGCACCCGGAGTGGCTGCGCAGCGAGGCCCGCAACGGCGTGACCACCTTCGACCTGAGCGAGCCCGGCGCCACGCGGGTGCGCCACCCGGTGGGCGAGCCCGGCGGCCTGTAG
- a CDS encoding hydantoinase B/oxoprolinase family protein — translation MSTYTTPAAAAGTGAAVDPVTVEIIRNGLYAVTEEMKTNLTRTAYNLIIYEALDFTVGLFTKEGDTVSIGLGLPMFIRGMSETVKAKIRHFGYENILPGDILVTNDAYTTGSHLNHFTFTMPVFHEGRLEGFTCCMAHWLDVGGTLGNVTTDIFSEGIQIPIVKYQREGVVNQDLIDIIAMNVRLAERALGDLRAQITAITTGERRYVELLQRYGADAVNGAIRQIMDSSEAVARKNTLSIPDGVYEAESFMDDDGLEIGKRIPIRVKVTVQGDEMTVDLSDVSKQVRGFYNSGFTTGIACAQVAYKCLTTPTDYPVNDGSFRPLKVVMPMGTVVSAERPYPMRVWMTFPMTVIDTIFKALAPAIPDRSIAGHHADLVFPNIHGISPEDGRLFIVGIGPLGGGWGAKSREDGVSVTVCINDGDTHNSPTEQLEAKYPVLVEKYEIRKDSAGAGRYRGGLGAEMVVQALSPFTVTTRIDRVHCKPWGLEGGGDAMGNGLAVRHKGEWKTDHANAKIFNVRLERGDAYKMLSGGGGGFGDPLDREIDKVAEDVREGYVSAEVAREVYRVVLDAQGRADAEATQRLRAAPRSPAAGTAATPTAAWDGQ, via the coding sequence ATGAGCACCTACACCACCCCCGCAGCGGCCGCCGGCACCGGCGCCGCCGTCGATCCGGTCACCGTCGAGATCATCCGCAACGGCCTCTACGCCGTGACGGAGGAGATGAAGACCAACCTGACCCGCACGGCCTACAACCTCATCATCTACGAGGCGCTGGATTTCACCGTCGGCCTTTTCACCAAGGAAGGAGACACGGTCTCGATCGGCCTGGGCCTGCCGATGTTCATCCGCGGCATGTCGGAAACCGTGAAGGCCAAGATCCGCCACTTCGGCTACGAGAACATCCTGCCCGGCGACATTCTGGTCACCAACGACGCCTACACCACGGGCAGCCACCTGAACCACTTCACCTTCACCATGCCGGTGTTCCACGAAGGCCGGCTCGAAGGCTTCACCTGCTGCATGGCGCACTGGCTGGACGTGGGTGGCACGCTGGGCAACGTCACCACCGACATCTTCAGCGAAGGCATCCAGATCCCCATCGTCAAGTACCAGCGCGAGGGCGTGGTCAACCAGGACCTGATCGACATCATCGCCATGAACGTGCGGCTGGCCGAGCGGGCACTGGGCGACCTGCGCGCGCAGATCACCGCCATCACCACCGGCGAGCGGCGCTACGTGGAGCTGCTGCAGCGCTACGGCGCCGACGCGGTCAACGGCGCCATCCGCCAGATCATGGATTCGTCCGAGGCGGTGGCGCGCAAGAACACGCTGTCCATCCCCGACGGCGTCTACGAGGCCGAATCCTTCATGGACGACGACGGCCTGGAGATCGGCAAGCGCATCCCCATCCGCGTCAAGGTGACGGTGCAGGGCGACGAGATGACGGTGGACCTGTCGGACGTCTCCAAACAGGTGCGCGGCTTCTACAACTCGGGCTTCACCACCGGCATCGCTTGCGCGCAGGTGGCCTACAAGTGCCTGACCACGCCCACCGACTATCCGGTCAACGATGGCAGCTTCCGCCCGCTCAAGGTGGTGATGCCCATGGGCACGGTGGTCAGCGCCGAGCGGCCTTACCCGATGCGGGTCTGGATGACCTTCCCGATGACGGTGATCGACACCATCTTCAAGGCGCTGGCGCCGGCCATTCCCGACCGCTCCATCGCCGGCCACCATGCCGACTTGGTGTTCCCCAACATCCACGGCATCTCGCCGGAGGACGGGCGCCTCTTCATCGTCGGCATCGGCCCGCTGGGCGGCGGCTGGGGCGCCAAGAGCCGCGAGGACGGCGTTTCCGTCACCGTCTGCATCAACGACGGCGACACCCACAACAGCCCCACCGAGCAACTGGAAGCCAAGTACCCGGTGCTGGTCGAGAAGTACGAGATCCGCAAGGATTCCGCCGGCGCCGGCCGGTACCGCGGCGGGCTGGGCGCGGAGATGGTGGTGCAGGCGCTCTCGCCCTTCACCGTGACCACCCGCATCGACCGCGTCCACTGCAAGCCCTGGGGCCTGGAAGGCGGCGGCGACGCGATGGGCAACGGCCTGGCCGTGCGCCACAAGGGCGAATGGAAGACCGACCATGCCAACGCCAAGATCTTCAACGTGCGGCTGGAGCGCGGCGACGCCTACAAGATGCTGTCGGGCGGCGGCGGGGGCTTCGGCGACCCGCTGGACCGCGAGATCGACAAGGTGGCCGAAGACGTGCGCGAAGGCTATGTGAGCGCCGAAGTGGCCCGCGAGGTGTACCGCGTGGTGCTCGATGCGCAGGGCCGCGCCGACGCGGAAGCCACGCAGCGCCTGCGCGCCGCGCCGCGCAGCCCGGCCGCCGGCACCGCCGCCACCCCAACCGCCGCCTGGGACGGCCAGTGA
- a CDS encoding acetoacetate decarboxylase produces the protein MKIEDVRQQAFAMPLTSPAFPPGPYRFMRREFMVITYRTDLDALRAVVPEPLEVTEPLVKYEFIRMPDSTGFGDYTESGQVIPVQLRTARGVEQGAYVHAMYLDDHPPIAGGRELWGFPKKLANPAFSYETDVIVGTLDYGRVRVASATMGFKHRQLDPGPVLAGIAQPNFLLKIIPHVDGTPRICELVRYHMVDVTLHGAWTAPASLELHPHALAPVADLPVRKVESAVHYIADMTLALGTVEHDYLA, from the coding sequence ATGAAGATCGAAGACGTCCGCCAGCAGGCTTTCGCCATGCCCCTGACCAGCCCCGCCTTTCCCCCGGGGCCCTACCGCTTCATGCGGCGCGAGTTCATGGTCATCACCTACCGCACCGACCTGGACGCGCTGCGCGCCGTGGTGCCCGAGCCGCTCGAAGTGACCGAGCCGCTCGTGAAGTACGAATTCATCCGCATGCCCGACTCCACCGGCTTCGGCGACTACACCGAGTCGGGCCAGGTGATCCCCGTGCAGCTGCGCACCGCGCGTGGCGTGGAACAGGGCGCCTACGTGCATGCGATGTACCTCGACGACCACCCTCCCATCGCGGGTGGGCGCGAGCTGTGGGGCTTTCCCAAGAAGCTCGCCAACCCGGCCTTCAGCTACGAGACCGACGTGATCGTCGGCACGCTCGACTACGGCCGCGTGCGCGTGGCCAGCGCCACCATGGGCTTCAAGCACCGGCAGCTGGACCCCGGTCCCGTGCTCGCCGGCATCGCGCAGCCGAACTTCCTGCTCAAGATCATTCCCCATGTCGATGGCACGCCGCGCATCTGCGAGCTGGTGCGCTACCACATGGTCGATGTGACCCTGCACGGCGCCTGGACGGCCCCGGCCTCGCTGGAATTGCATCCGCATGCGCTGGCGCCCGTGGCCGACCTGCCGGTGCGCAAGGTGGAATCCGCCGTGCACTACATCGCCGACATGACGCTGGCCCTGGGCACCGTGGAGCATGACTACCTCGCCTGA
- a CDS encoding MbtH family protein translates to MSTSCFDREDETFIVLINHEEQYSIWPHWKAVPEGWKAVDGVRGDKKTVVAYVDGAWTDMRPKSLRDWMAQQDAGAAAEGSTAAAA, encoded by the coding sequence ATGTCTACGAGCTGCTTCGACCGCGAGGACGAAACCTTCATCGTCCTGATCAACCACGAGGAACAGTATTCGATCTGGCCGCACTGGAAGGCCGTGCCCGAGGGCTGGAAGGCCGTGGACGGCGTGCGCGGCGACAAGAAGACCGTGGTGGCCTACGTGGACGGCGCCTGGACCGACATGCGGCCGAAGTCGCTGCGCGACTGGATGGCGCAGCAGGACGCCGGGGCCGCGGCAGAAGGTTCCACCGCCGCGGCGGCCTGA
- a CDS encoding porin has protein sequence MHAKTLLSAAALSATAIAGLPAFAQSSLTVFGVIDATVQHASQGGASVNRLNGSGGNQISRLGFRGVEDLGGGLSAGFVLDMGLNVDTGTGGVTSANNQTAAASSGLAFNRRSTVSLSSTRWGEMRLGRDFTPTYWNLTLFDPFGTAGAGSAANIIQGSLSKVSTVQTALRASNSVGYFLPSMSGFYGQLMYAMGENGSGAPNGTSKDGNYAGLRVGYAAGPLNVAIAHGRTSLASGDVSTTNAGLAYDFKVARPMLQLFQDRKDGVAAPSRSSGFLVGAQFPAGPGYIPVSYSRIGDNAAVERKATQLAIGYVYNLSRRTAVYTTFSRIGNAGGAALSGGGVPGVASAAWRGTDIGIRHTF, from the coding sequence ATGCATGCAAAGACTTTGCTGAGCGCCGCCGCCCTGTCGGCCACGGCCATTGCGGGCCTGCCGGCCTTCGCGCAATCATCGCTGACCGTGTTCGGGGTCATCGATGCGACCGTCCAGCACGCCAGCCAGGGCGGCGCTTCGGTGAACCGCCTCAACGGCAGCGGTGGCAACCAGATCAGCCGCCTCGGATTCCGGGGCGTGGAGGACCTCGGCGGCGGGCTGTCCGCGGGCTTCGTGCTCGACATGGGGCTGAATGTCGACACGGGCACGGGGGGCGTCACGTCGGCCAACAACCAGACGGCCGCCGCATCCTCCGGACTGGCGTTCAACCGCCGCTCCACCGTCAGCCTGAGCAGTACCCGGTGGGGTGAAATGCGGCTCGGCCGCGACTTCACGCCGACCTACTGGAACCTCACGTTGTTCGATCCTTTCGGCACGGCGGGCGCGGGGTCGGCGGCCAACATCATCCAGGGCAGCCTGTCGAAGGTGTCCACGGTGCAGACGGCGCTGCGCGCCTCCAACTCGGTCGGCTACTTCCTTCCCTCCATGAGCGGTTTCTACGGGCAGTTGATGTATGCCATGGGGGAGAACGGCTCAGGCGCCCCCAACGGCACGAGCAAGGACGGCAACTACGCCGGCCTGCGCGTGGGCTACGCGGCCGGTCCCCTGAATGTCGCCATCGCCCACGGCCGGACGTCGCTGGCTTCGGGCGACGTGTCCACGACCAACGCGGGCCTGGCCTACGATTTCAAGGTCGCCAGGCCGATGCTGCAGCTCTTCCAGGACCGCAAGGACGGCGTGGCCGCGCCCAGCCGCTCATCGGGCTTCCTGGTGGGCGCGCAATTTCCGGCGGGGCCGGGCTACATCCCGGTGTCGTACAGCCGCATCGGGGACAACGCCGCGGTGGAGCGCAAGGCGACCCAGCTGGCGATCGGCTACGTCTACAACCTCTCCAGGCGCACGGCGGTGTACACGACGTTCTCGCGCATCGGCAATGCCGGCGGCGCGGCGCTGAGCGGGGGCGGGGTGCCGGGCGTGGCGAGCGCGGCATGGCGCGGCACCGACATCGGCATCCGGCATACCTTCTAG
- a CDS encoding CobW family GTP-binding protein, whose protein sequence is MAGHFSALLSAEQPGGERIPVTVLTGFLGSGKTTLLNRLLSQPELEGTAVIVNEFGEVGIDHDLITHTTEDTVLLANGCLCCAVRGDLVEALCALAQRPGPPLRQVLIETSGLADPAPILRVLMGDPAVSRHFALRGVACTVDAVLGLRTLAAHAEAAQQAAVADLLVLTKTDLLPQEGNGTGAILRALERINPDASVVQGPAAQMGALLALMRRPAPAGREAGQDLAYRPPPSRATALAGAAEPVHAGGIASFVLVRDVPLPLEAFADWLDMVVASRGADLLRVKGLVHTTDDPRRPLLVHGVQHLFPPPERLPAWPSGDTRTRLVFITRGVDGDALSDTLDILVRRHARRPPS, encoded by the coding sequence ATGGCGGGCCATTTCTCGGCCTTGCTGTCGGCGGAGCAGCCCGGCGGCGAGCGCATTCCCGTCACGGTGCTGACCGGCTTCCTGGGCAGCGGCAAGACCACGCTGCTCAACCGCCTGCTGTCCCAGCCGGAGCTGGAGGGCACGGCCGTCATCGTCAACGAGTTCGGCGAGGTCGGCATCGACCACGACCTGATCACCCACACCACCGAAGACACCGTGCTGCTGGCCAACGGCTGCCTGTGTTGCGCCGTGCGCGGCGACCTGGTGGAGGCACTGTGCGCGCTCGCGCAGCGCCCCGGGCCGCCCTTGCGCCAGGTGCTGATCGAGACCAGCGGCCTGGCCGACCCCGCGCCCATCCTGCGGGTGTTGATGGGCGACCCGGCGGTCTCGCGCCACTTCGCGCTGCGCGGCGTGGCCTGCACGGTCGATGCGGTGCTGGGCCTGCGCACCCTGGCCGCGCACGCGGAAGCCGCGCAGCAGGCGGCCGTGGCCGACCTGCTGGTGCTGACCAAGACCGACCTGCTGCCGCAGGAGGGGAACGGCACGGGCGCCATCCTGCGGGCGCTGGAGCGTATCAATCCCGATGCGTCCGTCGTGCAGGGGCCTGCCGCGCAGATGGGCGCGCTGCTGGCGCTGATGCGCCGGCCGGCGCCTGCGGGCCGCGAGGCGGGCCAGGACCTGGCGTACCGGCCGCCGCCATCGCGCGCCACGGCCCTGGCCGGGGCTGCGGAGCCGGTCCATGCCGGCGGCATCGCTTCCTTCGTGCTGGTGCGCGACGTGCCGCTGCCGCTGGAGGCGTTCGCGGACTGGCTCGACATGGTCGTGGCTTCGCGCGGGGCGGACCTGCTGCGTGTCAAGGGGCTGGTGCACACCACGGACGACCCGCGGCGCCCGCTGCTGGTCCACGGCGTGCAGCACCTGTTCCCTCCGCCCGAGCGGCTGCCTGCCTGGCCGTCGGGCGACACCCGCACGCGCCTGGTCTTCATCACCCGCGGGGTGGACGGCGATGCGTTGTCGGACACCCTGGACATCCTCGTGCGCAGGCACGCGCGGCGCCCGCCCTCGTGA
- a CDS encoding Bug family tripartite tricarboxylate transporter substrate binding protein — protein MNKRQWLRAFTALAAACAASGAMAQAAAAHFPESDRVVRIIVPFAAGGGVDSAARLLAEQMRKQLGTNVIVENKAGASGTVGGRFVQAAPADGYTLLFSAATQVHTRQVMKNPPYDPQADFSPVARIGEAPLMLIISPQQPEKKLSEVLRSAGAKPEAWTAALPAFGAPSHLATLLLAKEGKVSFTYVPYKGTQPALIDVAGGQVQLLLDSMVSLLPMAKSGNVKPIAITAKTRSPLLPQVPTFAESGMPQFSYASWYGLWAPRGTPADRIAVLNKAASAAVSELARSGAFANLGIEPVNESPEQFRQYIAHEVTQGAELLRNAGFKPE, from the coding sequence ATGAACAAACGCCAATGGCTGCGGGCCTTCACGGCTCTCGCGGCGGCATGCGCCGCGTCCGGTGCGATGGCACAGGCCGCTGCTGCCCACTTTCCCGAGAGCGACCGCGTGGTCCGGATCATCGTCCCGTTCGCGGCGGGCGGCGGGGTGGACAGCGCGGCACGCCTGCTGGCCGAGCAGATGCGCAAGCAGCTGGGCACCAACGTCATCGTGGAGAACAAGGCCGGCGCGAGCGGTACCGTGGGAGGCCGTTTCGTGCAGGCCGCGCCGGCGGATGGCTACACGCTGCTCTTTTCCGCAGCGACCCAGGTGCATACGCGGCAGGTGATGAAGAATCCGCCCTACGACCCGCAGGCCGATTTCTCGCCCGTGGCGCGCATCGGCGAAGCGCCGCTGATGCTGATCATCTCGCCGCAGCAGCCGGAAAAGAAGCTCTCCGAGGTGCTCCGGTCGGCCGGCGCGAAGCCCGAAGCCTGGACCGCCGCGCTGCCTGCGTTCGGTGCGCCCAGCCACCTCGCGACCCTGCTGCTCGCCAAGGAGGGGAAGGTGTCCTTCACCTACGTTCCCTACAAGGGCACCCAGCCGGCACTGATCGATGTGGCGGGCGGCCAGGTGCAACTGCTGCTCGACTCGATGGTGTCGCTGCTGCCCATGGCCAAGTCGGGCAACGTCAAGCCGATCGCCATCACCGCGAAGACGCGCAGCCCCCTGCTGCCGCAGGTGCCGACCTTCGCCGAAAGCGGCATGCCGCAGTTTTCCTACGCTTCCTGGTACGGCCTCTGGGCGCCCCGCGGCACGCCGGCCGACCGCATCGCGGTGCTCAACAAGGCCGCCAGTGCAGCGGTGTCCGAACTGGCCCGCTCGGGTGCGTTCGCCAACCTGGGCATCGAGCCGGTGAACGAATCGCCCGAGCAGTTCCGGCAGTACATCGCGCACGAAGTGACGCAGGGCGCCGAGCTGCTGCGCAACGCCGGCTTCAAGCCGGAGTGA
- a CDS encoding sigma-70 family RNA polymerase sigma factor — MSMSFMPLSEPSLADVFVAHRAQLWRVARQIVNTEDLADDVVQDAYLKLAEGPGRVAERPIGYCCQVVRNLALDYCRRHRVEASYRTFDVDVEAIDVPCHRSPDRHMCEQQVIHAIDEVLSQLPPRTRMVFELYRIEGLTQRQIAERLGCALGLVNGLIAEAAKAVARCRVHMMAGQ; from the coding sequence ATGTCTATGTCCTTCATGCCGTTGTCAGAACCCTCCCTGGCCGATGTTTTCGTGGCGCACCGTGCGCAGCTCTGGCGCGTGGCCCGGCAGATCGTCAATACCGAGGACCTGGCGGACGACGTGGTGCAGGATGCCTACCTCAAGCTCGCGGAAGGTCCCGGGCGCGTGGCGGAGCGGCCCATCGGCTACTGCTGCCAGGTGGTGCGCAACCTGGCGCTGGACTATTGCCGCAGGCACCGCGTGGAAGCGAGCTACCGCACCTTCGACGTGGACGTGGAGGCTATCGACGTGCCGTGCCACCGCTCCCCCGACCGCCATATGTGCGAACAGCAGGTGATCCATGCGATCGACGAGGTGCTCTCGCAACTGCCGCCGCGCACGCGCATGGTGTTCGAGCTCTACCGCATCGAGGGCCTCACGCAGCGCCAGATCGCCGAACGCCTGGGCTGCGCGCTGGGGCTGGTGAACGGCCTGATCGCGGAAGCGGCGAAGGCCGTGGCGCGCTGCCGCGTCCACATGATGGCGGGGCAGTGA
- a CDS encoding 3-hydroxybutyrate dehydrogenase yields the protein MQLKDKVAFITGSASGIGKEIATLFAKEGAKVVIADLNKDAATATADELKATGAQALGVAVDVTDEAQVDAAVEEAARAFGGIDILVSNAGIQIVQPVEEFSFADWKKMLAIHLDGAFLTTRACLKHMYAQGRGGSVIYMGSVHSKEASKLKAPYVTAKHGLIGLCKTVAKEGAAKGVRANVICPGFVRTPLVEKQIPEQARTLGITEEEVVKNVMLKETVDGEFTTTDDVARAALLFAAFPTNALTGQSLVVSHGWFMQ from the coding sequence ATGCAACTCAAGGACAAGGTCGCTTTCATCACCGGCTCGGCCAGCGGCATCGGCAAGGAAATCGCCACCCTCTTCGCGAAGGAAGGCGCGAAGGTCGTCATCGCCGACCTGAACAAGGACGCCGCCACCGCCACGGCGGACGAGCTCAAGGCCACCGGCGCCCAGGCCCTGGGCGTGGCCGTCGATGTGACGGACGAGGCCCAGGTGGACGCCGCCGTCGAGGAGGCCGCCAGGGCCTTCGGCGGCATCGACATCCTGGTGAGCAACGCCGGCATCCAGATCGTGCAACCGGTGGAGGAATTCAGCTTCGCCGACTGGAAGAAGATGCTCGCCATCCACCTGGACGGCGCCTTCCTCACCACGCGCGCCTGCTTGAAGCACATGTACGCCCAGGGCCGCGGCGGCAGCGTGATCTACATGGGCTCGGTGCACTCCAAGGAAGCCTCCAAGCTCAAGGCCCCCTACGTGACGGCCAAGCACGGCCTGATCGGCCTGTGCAAGACGGTCGCCAAGGAGGGCGCCGCCAAGGGCGTGCGCGCCAACGTGATCTGCCCCGGCTTCGTGCGCACGCCCCTGGTGGAAAAGCAGATCCCCGAGCAGGCCAGGACCCTGGGCATCACCGAAGAGGAAGTGGTGAAGAACGTCATGCTCAAGGAAACGGTGGACGGCGAATTCACCACCACCGACGACGTGGCGCGCGCCGCCCTGCTGTTCGCCGCCTTCCCCACGAATGCGCTCACCGGCCAGTCGCTGGTGGTGAGCCACGGCTGGTTCATGCAGTGA
- a CDS encoding thioesterase II family protein produces MAMASDADLVLLCLPCAGASATMYLRWQRRLPPGLRVVPVELPGRGARMGEPFARSYADLVGPLAEGCLRAAGGAAFALFGHSMGALLAYGVACRLAAVGAAVPTALAVSGCAAPALRSGERYAEPLDDARLIADLREQGGTPEAVFSEPELLRITLDVLRADYRLCHGFRRPEGLEGAAPLSCPVHIFGGRADRIAAAELQAWARETRGPSTLDWFGGGHFFLREEEDRFLRTLAARMTAPGATRGAQPLAATA; encoded by the coding sequence ATGGCCATGGCGAGCGACGCGGATCTGGTGCTGCTGTGCCTGCCCTGCGCGGGCGCGAGCGCGACGATGTACCTGCGCTGGCAGCGGCGCCTGCCCCCCGGGTTGCGGGTGGTGCCGGTGGAGCTGCCCGGCCGCGGCGCGCGCATGGGCGAGCCGTTCGCGCGGTCGTATGCCGATCTCGTCGGCCCGCTGGCGGAAGGCTGCCTGCGCGCCGCCGGTGGCGCCGCGTTCGCGCTCTTCGGCCACAGCATGGGGGCGCTGCTCGCCTATGGCGTCGCCTGCCGCTTGGCAGCCGTGGGCGCCGCCGTGCCCACTGCACTGGCCGTGTCGGGCTGTGCCGCGCCCGCGCTGCGCAGTGGCGAGCGCTATGCGGAGCCGCTGGACGATGCGCGCCTCATCGCGGATCTGCGCGAGCAGGGCGGCACGCCGGAGGCGGTGTTCTCCGAGCCTGAGCTGCTGCGCATCACGCTCGACGTGCTGCGGGCGGACTACCGCCTGTGCCATGGCTTCCGCCGGCCGGAGGGCCTGGAGGGCGCGGCGCCGCTGTCCTGCCCCGTCCACATCTTCGGCGGGCGGGCCGACCGCATCGCCGCGGCCGAGCTGCAGGCCTGGGCGCGGGAGACGCGCGGCCCGTCGACCCTGGACTGGTTTGGCGGCGGGCACTTTTTCCTGCGCGAGGAGGAGGACCGCTTCCTGCGGACCCTGGCCGCGCGCATGACGGCACCGGGGGCGACGCGCGGCGCGCAGCCCCTGGCGGCCACCGCCTGA